Proteins encoded by one window of Bacteroidales bacterium:
- a CDS encoding putative molybdenum carrier protein: MRKSQLRIISGGQTGADRAALDFALHYGISCGGYCPKGRKAEDGPIPEVYPLKELPSSSYSDRTKKNIEASDGTLIFKTTRSGLDRGSHLTLEYCKKINKPWFVYLLREQPDKINPELYKWIQDQKIMTLNVAGNRESNSPGIYRLVYKVLVEFYQNYFS, encoded by the coding sequence GTGCGTAAAAGTCAACTGCGAATAATTTCCGGGGGCCAAACCGGCGCGGACCGGGCAGCACTCGATTTTGCCCTGCATTATGGCATAAGCTGCGGCGGTTATTGCCCAAAAGGAAGAAAAGCTGAAGACGGCCCGATTCCGGAGGTCTATCCTCTTAAAGAACTCCCTTCATCAAGTTATAGCGACAGGACTAAAAAGAATATAGAGGCCTCCGATGGCACCCTGATATTTAAAACAACCCGGTCCGGATTGGATCGGGGGAGCCATCTGACACTTGAATACTGTAAAAAGATAAACAAACCATGGTTTGTTTATCTTTTAAGAGAACAGCCGGACAAAATTAATCCCGAACTTTATAAATGGATTCAGGATCAAAAAATCATGACATTGAATGTAGCCGGTAACAGAGAAAGCAATTCTCCGGGTATCTACCGGTTGGTTTATAAAGTGCTGGTAGAATTCTATCAGAATTATTTCTCATAG
- a CDS encoding type 1 glutamine amidotransferase yields MNLSKLKIVNLVHQSYEDLELWYPVIRLREEGITVHLAGEEANAQYYGKHGVPATANIGFSELDPEEYHGILVPGGWAPDKLRRYKQVTEFIRMMNEQEKPIGEICHAGWVLISANILKGKRVTSTPAIKDDMENAGATWTDEAVVIDKNLVSSRRPIDLPIYMKHYINILKKHYEK; encoded by the coding sequence ATGAATTTATCAAAACTAAAGATCGTTAACCTGGTTCACCAAAGTTACGAAGATCTGGAACTATGGTACCCGGTAATCAGATTAAGGGAAGAAGGTATTACCGTTCATCTGGCCGGTGAGGAAGCCAATGCTCAATACTACGGTAAACATGGAGTACCTGCCACAGCTAATATAGGTTTTTCCGAGCTGGACCCGGAGGAATATCACGGTATACTCGTGCCCGGTGGATGGGCTCCTGACAAACTGAGAAGGTACAAACAAGTGACTGAATTCATCCGTATGATGAATGAACAGGAGAAACCCATCGGAGAGATATGCCATGCCGGCTGGGTCTTGATATCTGCAAACATTCTCAAAGGAAAAAGAGTAACCAGTACACCGGCCATCAAAGATGATATGGAGAATGCGGGGGCCACCTGGACAGATGAGGCAGTGGTAATTGACAAAAATCTGGTTTCAAGCAGAAGACCTATTGATCTGCCAATTTATATGAAACATTATATCAATATACTTAAAAAGCACTATGAGAAATAA
- a CDS encoding DUF1295 domain-containing protein, which yields MALIQEFNNSGNFLFRNRSFIPIILYPLATLVILVEKVPVLYNPDIVWSVVCLLISVSGLAMRTIVVGWVPKGTSGRNRKKQVANTLNTNGIYSTVRHPLYLGNFLMWMGLIIYTGNIWFIIIAGLLFWVYYERIMFAEEDYLRQKFGDDFENWARQTPAFFPKFKKWKKPDLTFSVKKSIRREYRGLFAVIVSFVYLNLLKNLTVNKNFTLSNHWIILLVAGLIFFTTVHILNKKTNLLNPKSDRARSQTD from the coding sequence ATGGCATTAATCCAGGAATTTAACAATTCAGGCAATTTTCTTTTTCGAAACAGGAGTTTTATACCCATTATTTTATACCCATTGGCCACGCTGGTTATATTGGTCGAAAAGGTTCCTGTACTCTACAATCCCGATATTGTGTGGTCTGTTGTTTGTTTGCTTATATCCGTTTCCGGACTGGCAATGCGAACCATCGTTGTCGGTTGGGTTCCTAAAGGAACTTCAGGCAGAAACAGAAAAAAACAGGTGGCAAACACCCTTAATACGAACGGAATCTATTCAACAGTCCGTCATCCTTTATACCTGGGAAATTTTTTGATGTGGATGGGCTTGATCATCTACACCGGAAATATTTGGTTCATAATTATCGCGGGGCTCTTATTCTGGGTGTATTATGAAAGAATTATGTTTGCCGAAGAGGATTACCTCAGGCAAAAATTCGGTGATGACTTTGAAAACTGGGCCAGGCAAACCCCTGCTTTTTTTCCAAAATTTAAAAAATGGAAAAAACCGGATCTCACCTTTTCTGTTAAAAAGTCTATACGAAGAGAATACAGGGGCCTTTTCGCAGTGATTGTTTCTTTCGTGTACCTCAATCTTCTCAAAAACCTAACAGTTAACAAGAACTTTACACTCAGCAATCACTGGATTATTCTTCTGGTTGCAGGTCTGATATTTTTCACCACCGTTCACATCCTGAATAAGAAAACCAATCTGCTGAATCCTAAAAGCGACAGAGCCAGATCACAAACGGATTAA
- a CDS encoding 4Fe-4S binding protein — MAYVITEECTACGACIDECPVDAISEGDIYKIDPDICTDCGACADVCPVEAIHPE, encoded by the coding sequence ATGGCTTACGTAATTACAGAAGAGTGTACAGCATGTGGAGCTTGCATAGATGAATGCCCGGTTGACGCAATATCAGAAGGAGATATTTACAAAATTGATCCGGATATTTGCACCGATTGTGGTGCTTGTGCGGATGTTTGTCCGGTGGAAGCGATCCATCCGGAATAG
- a CDS encoding co-chaperone GroES, which produces MKELQPLNEQVVLDVTEEETEQKTSSGIIIPDSAKEKKKTAKVVAVSEIENAAIQAGDYVLYKEFSGVEVEMDDKNYLVIPYADILAKVVETDQI; this is translated from the coding sequence ATGAAAGAATTACAACCACTTAATGAGCAAGTAGTATTGGATGTTACAGAGGAGGAAACCGAACAAAAAACTTCTTCGGGAATTATCATTCCCGATTCAGCGAAAGAAAAGAAAAAGACAGCCAAAGTTGTTGCTGTTAGCGAAATTGAAAACGCTGCCATTCAAGCCGGTGATTATGTCCTTTATAAGGAATTCTCCGGGGTTGAAGTAGAGATGGATGACAAGAATTACCTGGTCATTCCTTATGCTGACATTTTGGCCAAGGTTGTGGAGACGGACCAAATCTAA